In the genome of Ziziphus jujuba cultivar Dongzao chromosome 10, ASM3175591v1, the window TgtaccattaaaaaaattgatttatttactGCTTAACGTAATAGAATTTTTGGATacatattttttgtaatattttaatttatctattAAAGTGAAGGATTAATTTTCTTTAGAGATCTATttgattcatatatattttttattattattatattttttattaaattattattttaatatatgttaaaattaatggataaattcatgtaatttatatatgatttttgtttttaaaaggctgagattttattgttattataagtGAACAAATACACATTGCATTTGTGTTAGAATTTTCAAAGATATCATTTTGGTCAGGCaaaaaaggatttaaaaatAGTGTGTTCCTTATAGGTACTATTATTACAGATCAAATTTTCATAGCTGCAATTGAAGGTTAATACTTTTACAAATTAATGGAATTTAACTATACATGTTTACGACCCGTGTTTCTTTAATTTCAACAGATACAAGTTCATTTTTGGGGAGGGTTTTTGCTTGTGGTACTCACGTGGTAAGTCTTGATTTGAGTTGTGCTGCCGGTATTTTCTGCAACTACAATGGGAGATTGTCATATTGGTGAAGGCATCAAGAGTCTCAACAATCAAAACTGTAGCATGGATGTAGTCGTCGTGTATGAGGTCGTATCTGAAAGTCCAAATCTTTAAGAGATCATAGATGAAAGCAAAATTGGGCAATCGTTAGATGTTGAAGCTTTGAAGAAATGGAACATCAAAATTGGTAATACAATGTTTGCTCTTAAATCTGCAGCTGAACTAGAGACGTTGGAGTAGATACAGGGTCTAGATGTTATAAAAAAGGCCAGGGACACTTTTGCTAACATTGCTTTGCCAATTTTGAAGTTTTACTCCTTCAAAACTTCAGCATCTCGCATTGCTTGACTTTGCTGCCATCTATGATCTCTTACAGAATTTTGGCTCTTTAAATACGATCTTATGCTTGACTATGTGCTGTAGTTTTGATTGTTGAGCTTTTTAATGTTTCCACCCACTTGAAAGTCTTCTATTGTGATTGCTAAAAAAATACCCGCAGCGCAACTCGAACTGAGACTCTGCTTTCCtcctttctttttcactttggtTTGAACCTCCTTCTCGAGGAAGTCCTGCAAAATAAATTTGGTTCTTATCAGCCGATTTCATGGAGAATATGTAACATGCAAACGAAATTATATAGCTCTTAGGGTACCTTGTTAGAGTTTACTTTTTCtataaaagtttaaagaaatgCAGGAAGCGTTTTGAAGGGAAGTTGGTTCCTGTAagttccttcttttcttttcttttttttttttttttttctctttctagttGGTAATATCATTCAACTACTTAAAAAATGTAGTTTATTagcaaagacaaaaataaaataaacgaaTAGTTTCTGCTTAGTCTAACAATTGTttgtcatataaatatatataggtaATTGAGATTGAAGATGAAAATTAAGGTTAAATAAAACAATCAAATAAACTATACAAACCAAAATATTCATTTCTCCAAATGATGATTAATAGGTGAGAAtccttatattaaaaaatctatatattggACCATGTTAATAACCTCTACCTTTCCCTTTATTTCTATTTCcgctattatttttttcaacacaTTTCACATTAATACAGATTATATTTTGAGTTATTATTATCTTCAGGCTTAAGTAAAACAAATTATGATTGCTGTTGTCATCATCCGTTGCTTTGTGTGCATAGATCATAAACTTGATTTCTAGCTCTGAAATGTTTGGAGAAACTGGATAAGGGTTTATAAAATAggagattgattaaaaaaaaaaaaaggttggttAGCGGAGGATGAGATCGAACTagatttatgtaaaatcataagtaaagataaaaaaattttccaattgaagttaaaatattaattttttaacataagcTAGCTAGCAATAAAAAAACAGTTACTTTTTGTtgagtagaaaaataaatatatagacatCTAAAAGTCTAACCTGCAGCAGCAAAGTTGACCCTTATAAACCGgtacaaaaagtaaaataaaccaATAGTCTTATatagcatttcatcaaacatgaTCCAAAATTTTAGCCTGGGCTTGTTTTGATGCATAGATATATCATAGAATAGATGGACACTATCATGGCCGTCGGACAACGACCAACCAAGCTCTTCCATGTGGTGGCTGTGCCTTATCCCGGAAGGGGCCATGTCAACCCCATCATGAACTTCTGCAAGTTACTGGCTTCAAAGAGAGACGATCTGATCATCACCTTTGTTGTGACTGAGGAGTGGCTGGGCTTTTTGGGCTGTGATCCAAAGCCCAATACTATACGCTTCCGAACCATACCCAACGTCGTTCCTTCCGAGCTGATTCGTGGTGCCGACTTCGCCGGTTTCTATGAAGCTGTTATGACAAAGATGGAAGCTCCGTTTGAGAAGCTTTTGAATGAGATCGCACCGCCAGCGACTACGGTCATAGCCGACACTGAACTTCCTTGGGCAGTTACCGTCGGAAACCGGAGGAATATTCCGGTGGCCTCTGTCTGGACCATGTCGGCATCGATATTTTTACATGGGTATATTCGACATTTTGTAGGtatgcttatttattttatttttttataaatatgtttatttagttgctaataactaattatatatgtattgcccaaaaaaaaaaaaaaaaaaaaaaactatgcatGATACGCATATTTTTTTCCTAACCAACTAATTGcattagtgtgtatatatatatatatatatcttctctttttttttggagtaagaaccaatttgatatatttatcgTCCAGTAGCTAGTATCAttttaattcattaaaatttgtaaaccatataaaataaaataaaaatgttttcattttcaattttaggttttttgtttttgggtaaaatagTTGAATTTTCGGATTAAAAAAAAGTGtgtcaaagtttttttttttttttttcttcccgcTGAAAAAGTGAGTCAAAgtaatgttttttgtttttcccagaaaaaggaaatgaaagtGAGTCAAGTAATAAGCACGataattttcttcattaaaaaattacaataattatttgttttatacatGGATAAGCACAATAATAATGTGGCATGCAACATTTTCGACCTCGGGTCTAGAAAAAGTGCAAAGTGACAAGTTGGAGAGCAGACGCACAGTCAATGTTTTTTGATGGAGCAGAGTATACGTTGGAACTTGGGCAGccttaaaataacaattttttccaCCAACTTTGCTTTGTCCGAATTcaccaaatatacatatatatatatatatatgcatgtatccGTATATAGATAAGAGGAAAAAGATTATCAGTTTTCttggtgtgtgtatatatatatatatatattatatacatttacgaaaaaagaaagttcaataaaatatactttgctctCTCCGAAGCTTAACGTTTCAAGAAactaatatttatgaatttaatatCACAAATCTATTCAGCTTTTTCATTTGGGTATATAAAACCTCTTCAGCTTTCTATAACTTTATCAAGTAAATGTttcaccaaccaaaaaaaaaaaaaaaaaaacactcagaCTCGTTGCCGAGAGAAATACTCGGATAATTCACATATGAGATGGAATTGACCGCAGTTGAGCCAACCACCGTCTGCCATGTGGTGGCGATGCCTTTCCCTGGCCGCGGCCACATCAATCCTATGATGAACCTCTGCAAGTTGCTGTCTTCAACAAAACCCCAAATTCTTATCACCTTCGTCGTTACCGAAGAGTGGCTCGGCTATATCGGTTCCGAAGCCAAGCCGAATAACATCCGCTTTGCCTCCATCCCAAATGTTATCCCCTCTGAGCGGCTAAAGGCCGCCGACTTTCCGGGCTTCTACGAAGCTGTCATGACTAAGATGGAAGCCCCCTTTGACCAACTCCTGGATCGGCTTCAACCACCGATAACCACTATCCTAGCTGATATAGAGGTCCTTTGGGGAACCAAAGTAGGGAATCGGAGGAATATTCCGGTTTCATTAATTTGGACGATGTCGgccacttttttttctttgttacatttttttaatcacttCGCAGAAAATAGGGAATTCTTGGCGCCGCTTCAACTTTTTCAAGGTAAGGGTTGAAATTTGTGCTGTATTTAGTCCAAATTTCAGCTCAACCgtcctttgtttatttttttgtgtgtgtgtgtgtaatttgtTGAGGAATCATCACATCACCAAACAAAAGGTCATATCTCTATAATCTGAAAATCAACTtaggcttttttatttattttattttattttttttcctttttttcttctgtccTTTCAATTACTTGGATTGTGTAAATCTAGAGCACAACCAAAATGCCTTATTTGTCTGCAATTAATGTGGGATTTGCTTAATATCTGCTCCTTCATTGTAGACCAAGGAGATGAGCAAGTGCTGAACATACCAGGAATTTCTTCCACACTCATGCCTGACCTTCAAAAAGTGGGCCGTGTAACTGATGAAAGAGTCTCGAAGCTAGCCTTGGAATGCGTTTCCCAAGTCCGAAAGGCACAATACCTTTTATTGACCTCATTCTACGAACTTGAACCCCAAGCCATAGACACTTTACAAGCACAACTTCCCTTCCCTCTCTATCCAGTTGGCCCTGCAATTCCATACCTTGAACTTGAAAACACTTCTTCTACATCACCTACCGACTATCTCCAATGGCTGAATTCGCAGCCACCAGAATCTGTGCTTTACATCTCATTGGGTAGTTTCCTTTCGGTCTCAAGTGCCCAAATGGACGAAATCGCTGTTGGTCTTCGAAGCAGCGGTGTTCGGTTCTTGTGGGTGGCTCGAGCAGAAGCTTGTCGGCTAAAGGAGAGCTGTGGCGATATGGGATTGGTGGTGCCGTGGTGTGAGCAACTGAAGGTTCTTTGCCATTCCTCTGTAGGGGGTTTCTGGTCGCATTGTGGTTGGAATTCCACTTTGGAGGCTGTTTTTGCAGGTGTTCCAATGCTCACTTTTCCTCTGTTTTTGGATCAATTTCCCAATAGCAGCCAAATTGTTCATGATTGGAAGATTGGGTGGAAGGTTGAGAGAGATGGGAATTGGATGAATAGAGAAGAAATTGCTGAGCTCGTGCAAAGTTTC includes:
- the LOC107411552 gene encoding UDP-glycosyltransferase 87A2-like isoform X2; the encoded protein is MEQLLKMDTIMAVGQRPTKLFHVVAVPYPGRGHVNPIMNFCKLLASKRDDLIITFVVTEEWLGFLGCDPKPNTIRFRTIPNVVPSELIRGADFAGFYEAVMTKMEAPFEKLLNEIAPPATTVIADTELPWAVTVGNRRNIPVASVWTMSASIFLHGYIRHFVDQGDEQVLNIPGISSTLMPDLQKVGRVTDERVSKLALECVSQVRKAQYLLLTSFYELEPQAIDTLQAQLPFPLYPVGPAIPYLELENTSSTSPTDYLQWLNSQPPESVLYISLGSFLSVSSAQMDEIAVGLRSSGVRFLWVARAEACRLKESCGDMGLVVPWCEQLKVLCHSSVGGFWSHCGWNSTLEAVFAGVPMLTFPLFLDQFPNSSQIVHDWKIGWKVERDGNWMNREEIAELVQSFMNLESNEGKEIRKRARELSEVCHRAIGKSGSSETNLHAFIRDITLGQGLN
- the LOC107411552 gene encoding UDP-glycosyltransferase 87A2-like isoform X3 is translated as MDTIMAVGQRPTKLFHVVAVPYPGRGHVNPIMNFCKLLASKRDDLIITFVVTEEWLGFLGCDPKPNTIRFRTIPNVVPSELIRGADFAGFYEAVMTKMEAPFEKLLNEIAPPATTVIADTELPWAVTVGNRRNIPVASVWTMSASIFLHGYIRHFVDQGDEQVLNIPGISSTLMPDLQKVGRVTDERVSKLALECVSQVRKAQYLLLTSFYELEPQAIDTLQAQLPFPLYPVGPAIPYLELENTSSTSPTDYLQWLNSQPPESVLYISLGSFLSVSSAQMDEIAVGLRSSGVRFLWVARAEACRLKESCGDMGLVVPWCEQLKVLCHSSVGGFWSHCGWNSTLEAVFAGVPMLTFPLFLDQFPNSSQIVHDWKIGWKVERDGNWMNREEIAELVQSFMNLESNEGKEIRKRARELSEVCHRAIGKSGSSETNLHAFIRDITLGQGLN
- the LOC107411552 gene encoding UDP-glycosyltransferase 87A1-like isoform X1, which produces MELTAVEPTTVCHVVAMPFPGRGHINPMMNLCKLLSSTKPQILITFVVTEEWLGYIGSEAKPNNIRFASIPNVIPSERLKAADFPGFYEAVMTKMEAPFDQLLDRLQPPITTILADIEVLWGTKVGNRRNIPVSLIWTMSATFFSLLHFFNHFAENREFLAPLQLFQDQGDEQVLNIPGISSTLMPDLQKVGRVTDERVSKLALECVSQVRKAQYLLLTSFYELEPQAIDTLQAQLPFPLYPVGPAIPYLELENTSSTSPTDYLQWLNSQPPESVLYISLGSFLSVSSAQMDEIAVGLRSSGVRFLWVARAEACRLKESCGDMGLVVPWCEQLKVLCHSSVGGFWSHCGWNSTLEAVFAGVPMLTFPLFLDQFPNSSQIVHDWKIGWKVERDGNWMNREEIAELVQSFMNLESNEGKEIRKRARELSEVCHRAIGKSGSSETNLHAFIRDITLGQGLN